One Panicum virgatum strain AP13 chromosome 3N, P.virgatum_v5, whole genome shotgun sequence DNA segment encodes these proteins:
- the LOC120665461 gene encoding uncharacterized protein LOC120665461 isoform X5: MGRAVQHAHGWALPHEWLLFQGFASRAADADLSSPCASTVVVRLLSITAAATSGSKKRQRPNLHVKLASRCMRPRQWEEETSLPQKLAKTNSSDNKSPPARATCPDGAVCSSLCWPRWPTDQSDEAMWEGEVDGGRVMCGRISHRWRRSWGVAPRSPGRLHHLPRDLLQQQPLCGDHLICKHTVHLQGVLQ; encoded by the exons ATGGGCAGAGCGGTCCAACACGCCCACGGGTGGGCCCTCCCCCATGAGTGGCTTCTTTTTCAAGGCTTCGCCTCAAGAGCCGCAGACGCTGACCTCTCCTCACCGTGTGCCTCTACGGTCGTCGTTCGTCTTCTCAGCATCACGGCCGCCGCAACTAGCGGGAGCAAGAAGCGGCAGCGGCCGAACCTCCACGTCAAGTTGGCCTCACGCTGCATGAGACCCCGGCAATGGGAAGAAGAGACGTCGCTGCCGCAGAAGCTCGCCAAGACGAACTCATCTGACAACAAGAGTCCTCCCGCTCGGGCAACATGTCCAGATGGTGCTGTTTGTTCATCACTTTGCTGGCCAAGGTGGCCAACTGACCAATCAG ACGAGGCCATGTGGGAAGGTGAAGTTGATGGAGGGAGGGTCATGTGTGGAAGGATCTCTCATCGGTGGAGGCGTTCGTGGGGGGTGGCGCCCAGAAGTCCAGGACGTCTGCATCATCTACCTCGAGACCTTCTCCAGCAGCAACCCCTCTGCG GTGACCATCTGATCTGCAAACACACTGTCCATCTCCAGGGCGTCCTTCAGTG a
- the LOC120665461 gene encoding uncharacterized protein LOC120665461 isoform X1 — MGRAVQHAHGWALPHEWLLFQGFASRAADADLSSPCASTVVVRLLSITAAATSGSKKRQRPNLHVKLASRCMRPRQWEEETSLPQKLAKTNSSDNKSPPARATCPDGAVCSSLCWPRWPTDQSDEAMWEGEVDGGRVMCGRISHRWRRSWGVAPRSPGRLHHLPRDLLQQQPLCGDHLICKHTVHLQGVLQW; from the exons ATGGGCAGAGCGGTCCAACACGCCCACGGGTGGGCCCTCCCCCATGAGTGGCTTCTTTTTCAAGGCTTCGCCTCAAGAGCCGCAGACGCTGACCTCTCCTCACCGTGTGCCTCTACGGTCGTCGTTCGTCTTCTCAGCATCACGGCCGCCGCAACTAGCGGGAGCAAGAAGCGGCAGCGGCCGAACCTCCACGTCAAGTTGGCCTCACGCTGCATGAGACCCCGGCAATGGGAAGAAGAGACGTCGCTGCCGCAGAAGCTCGCCAAGACGAACTCATCTGACAACAAGAGTCCTCCCGCTCGGGCAACATGTCCAGATGGTGCTGTTTGTTCATCACTTTGCTGGCCAAGGTGGCCAACTGACCAATCAG ACGAGGCCATGTGGGAAGGTGAAGTTGATGGAGGGAGGGTCATGTGTGGAAGGATCTCTCATCGGTGGAGGCGTTCGTGGGGGGTGGCGCCCAGAAGTCCAGGACGTCTGCATCATCTACCTCGAGACCTTCTCCAGCAGCAACCCCTCTGCG GTGACCATCTGATCTGCAAACACACTGTCCATCTCCAGGGCGTCCTTCAGTGGTGA